One segment of Streptomyces sp. TG1A-8 DNA contains the following:
- a CDS encoding aldehyde dehydrogenase, whose amino-acid sequence MSDPHELKVLNPATEEVVATVPAAGAAEVDAAVVRAARAQAGWAALAPADRARLLRRFADTVDSHVEELARLEVREAGHTIGNARWEAGNARDLLLYAAGGAERVLGRQIPVPGGWNVTFQEPLGVVGVIAPWNFPMPIAAWGSFPALAAGNAVVLKPAEATPLTALRLAELALEAGLPDHLLQVLPGHGAVAGRALVDHPGVAKIVFTGSTRTGREVMERCARLVKPVTLELGGKSPNIVFADADLTAALDPFSFLDNSGQDCCARTRILVHAPVYDEARALLADALAAVVVGDPADEKTRMGPLISHGQLDRVRSFVPEDAPALRGSAPDGPGFWFPPTVLTGERHDSRAAREEIFGPVAVLLPFADEEDAVRLANDTPYGLSGSLWTRDLGRALRVSQAVRAGNLSVNSHSSVRYWTPFGGFKQSGLGRELGPDALTAFTETKNVFISTEGPVQ is encoded by the coding sequence GTGTCCGACCCGCACGAGCTGAAGGTCCTCAACCCCGCCACCGAGGAGGTCGTCGCCACCGTTCCGGCCGCCGGCGCGGCCGAGGTGGACGCCGCCGTCGTACGGGCCGCCCGCGCCCAGGCCGGATGGGCCGCCCTCGCGCCCGCCGACCGGGCCCGGCTGCTGCGCCGCTTCGCCGACACCGTCGACTCCCACGTCGAGGAACTGGCCCGGCTGGAGGTCCGCGAGGCCGGCCACACCATCGGCAACGCGCGCTGGGAGGCCGGCAACGCCCGCGACCTGCTGCTGTACGCGGCCGGCGGCGCCGAACGCGTCCTCGGCCGGCAGATCCCGGTCCCCGGCGGCTGGAACGTCACCTTCCAGGAACCCCTCGGGGTCGTCGGCGTCATCGCCCCCTGGAACTTCCCCATGCCCATCGCCGCCTGGGGCTCCTTCCCGGCGCTCGCCGCCGGCAACGCCGTCGTCCTCAAACCCGCCGAGGCCACTCCGCTCACCGCACTGCGCCTGGCCGAACTCGCCCTGGAGGCCGGCCTGCCCGACCACCTCCTCCAGGTGCTCCCCGGCCACGGCGCCGTCGCGGGCCGCGCCCTGGTCGACCACCCCGGCGTCGCCAAGATCGTGTTCACCGGCTCCACCCGCACCGGCCGCGAGGTCATGGAGCGCTGCGCCCGCCTCGTCAAACCGGTCACCCTCGAACTCGGCGGCAAGAGCCCCAACATCGTCTTCGCCGACGCCGACCTCACCGCCGCCCTCGACCCCTTCTCCTTCCTGGACAACTCCGGCCAGGACTGCTGCGCCCGCACCCGCATCCTCGTCCACGCCCCGGTGTACGACGAGGCCCGCGCCCTCCTCGCCGACGCGCTGGCCGCCGTCGTGGTGGGCGACCCCGCCGACGAGAAGACGCGGATGGGCCCGTTGATCTCCCACGGGCAACTGGACCGGGTGCGGTCCTTCGTCCCCGAGGACGCCCCCGCCCTGCGCGGCAGCGCCCCCGACGGCCCCGGCTTCTGGTTCCCGCCGACCGTCCTCACGGGGGAGCGGCACGACAGCCGGGCGGCCCGCGAGGAGATCTTCGGCCCGGTCGCCGTCCTGCTGCCCTTCGCGGACGAGGAGGACGCCGTCCGCCTCGCCAACGACACCCCCTACGGGCTCTCCGGCTCCCTGTGGACCCGCGACCTCGGCCGCGCCCTGCGCGTCTCCCAGGCCGTCCGCGCGGGCAACCTGTCCGTCAACTCCCACTCCAGCGTCCGCTACTGGACCCCGTTCGGCGGCTTCAAGCAGTCCGGCCTCGGCCGGGAACTGGGCCCCGACGCCCTGACCGCCTTCACCGAGACCAAGAACGTCTTCATCAGCACGGAGGGCCCCGTACAGTGA
- a CDS encoding 3-oxoacyl-ACP reductase: MTGRTAVVTGAGSGIGLASARRLAAEGAHVVCGDVDEARGRAAAEETGGLFVRVDVTDPEQVEALFEAAHDTYGSVDVAFNNAGISPPDDDSILETGLEAWKRVQEVNLTSVYLCCKAAIPYMRRQGRGSIINTASFVARMGAATSQISYTASKGGVLAMSRELGVQFAREGIRVNALCPGPVNTPLLRELFAKDPERAARRLVHIPLGRFAEAEEIAAAVAFLASDDSSFVNATDFLVDGGISGAYVTPL; encoded by the coding sequence CTGACCGGCCGCACCGCCGTCGTCACCGGAGCCGGCAGCGGCATCGGCCTCGCCAGCGCCCGCCGCCTCGCCGCCGAGGGCGCCCACGTCGTCTGCGGCGACGTGGACGAGGCCCGCGGCAGGGCCGCCGCCGAGGAGACCGGCGGGCTCTTCGTCCGGGTCGACGTCACCGACCCCGAACAGGTCGAGGCGCTGTTCGAGGCGGCCCACGACACCTACGGCAGCGTCGACGTCGCCTTCAACAACGCCGGCATCTCCCCGCCCGACGACGACTCCATCCTGGAGACCGGCCTGGAGGCCTGGAAGCGGGTCCAGGAGGTCAACCTCACCTCCGTCTACCTGTGCTGCAAGGCCGCCATCCCCTACATGCGCCGGCAGGGCAGGGGCTCCATCATCAACACCGCCTCCTTCGTGGCCCGCATGGGCGCGGCCACCTCCCAGATCTCGTACACGGCCTCCAAGGGCGGCGTCCTCGCCATGTCCCGCGAGCTGGGCGTGCAGTTCGCCCGCGAGGGCATCCGGGTGAACGCCCTGTGCCCCGGCCCGGTCAACACCCCGCTGCTGCGGGAACTGTTCGCCAAGGACCCCGAGCGGGCCGCCCGCCGCCTGGTCCACATCCCGCTCGGCCGGTTCGCCGAGGCCGAGGAGATCGCCGCCGCCGTCGCCTTCCTGGCCAGCGACGACTCCTCCTTCGTCAACGCCACCGACTTCCTGGTGGACGGAGGGATCTCGGGCGCGTACGTCACGCCCCTGTAG
- a CDS encoding amino acid deaminase/aldolase → MTARAADRARYDRATAHLDAPVAIVDLEAFDANAADLVRRAAGKPVRVASKSVRCRALLERVLAGDGFRGVMSFTLAESLWLARSGFGDILLAYPSADRSGYAELTADPKLAGAVTVMVDDVAQLGLIDACRAGGREVVRVCLELDTSLRLLGGRVRVGARRSPLHSPGQLADLARAVARRPGFRLVGVMAYEGHVAGVGDAVAGRPLRSRAVRLMQAAARRELAERRGAAVRAVRAVVPDLEFVNGGGTGSVQHTAAEDAVTEIAAGSGLYVPRLFDNYTSFSGRPAALFAQPVVRRPGVGVVTVLGGGYPASGAAGPDRLPVPYLPEGLAYDPREGPGEVQTPLLGAVADDLLIGDRVWFRHAKAGELCERFDTLHLVEGDAVTAAVPTYRGEGRTFL, encoded by the coding sequence ATGACTGCGCGCGCCGCCGACCGGGCCCGTTACGACCGGGCCACCGCCCATCTCGACGCCCCGGTCGCGATCGTGGACCTGGAGGCCTTCGACGCCAACGCGGCCGACCTCGTGCGCCGGGCCGCCGGCAAGCCGGTGCGCGTGGCCAGCAAGTCCGTGCGCTGCCGGGCCCTGCTGGAGCGCGTGCTGGCCGGGGACGGCTTCCGGGGCGTGATGTCGTTCACGCTCGCCGAGTCGCTGTGGCTCGCGCGATCCGGGTTCGGCGACATCCTGCTGGCGTACCCCTCCGCCGACCGGTCCGGTTACGCCGAACTGACCGCCGATCCGAAGCTCGCCGGTGCCGTGACCGTGATGGTCGACGACGTCGCGCAGCTCGGCCTGATCGACGCCTGCCGGGCCGGCGGACGCGAGGTGGTGCGGGTCTGCCTGGAGTTGGACACCTCGCTGCGGCTGCTGGGCGGTCGGGTCCGGGTGGGGGCGCGCCGCTCGCCGCTGCACTCCCCCGGCCAACTCGCCGACCTGGCCCGGGCCGTGGCCCGGCGGCCGGGTTTCCGGCTGGTGGGCGTCATGGCGTACGAGGGGCACGTCGCCGGGGTCGGGGACGCCGTGGCCGGCCGGCCGCTGCGGTCGCGGGCCGTCCGGCTGATGCAGGCCGCCGCCCGGCGCGAACTCGCCGAGCGGCGCGGCGCGGCGGTGCGGGCCGTCCGGGCCGTGGTGCCGGACCTGGAGTTCGTCAACGGCGGCGGGACGGGCAGCGTGCAGCACACGGCCGCCGAGGACGCCGTCACGGAGATCGCGGCCGGTTCCGGCCTCTACGTCCCCCGGCTCTTCGACAACTACACGTCCTTCAGCGGCCGTCCGGCCGCCCTGTTCGCCCAGCCCGTCGTCCGGCGCCCCGGGGTGGGCGTGGTCACCGTGCTCGGCGGCGGCTATCCGGCCTCGGGCGCGGCCGGCCCGGACCGGCTGCCGGTGCCGTACCTGCCGGAGGGACTGGCGTACGACCCCCGGGAGGGGCCGGGCGAGGTGCAGACCCCGCTGCTCGGCGCGGTCGCCGACGACCTGCTGATCGGCGACAGGGTGTGGTTCCGGCACGCCAAGGCGGGCGAGCTGTGCGAGCGTTTCGACACCCTGCACCTCGTGGAGGGGGACGCCGTGACGGCGGCCGTGCCCACCTACCGGGGCGAGGGGCGCACCTTCCTCTGA
- the mycP gene encoding type VII secretion-associated serine protease mycosin gives MRRPARGHRRRAAAGTATGLLLAGSLALLPSAPAYADGIRAQQWGLSALHLSEAWRTTRGRGVTVAVLDTGVEAGHPDLTGNVLPAKDMIGFGARPGQRAWARHGTAMAGIIAGHGHGPGGADGVMGVAPEARVLPVRVILEDGDPARARARTTRGNALADGIRWAADHGADVINLSLGDDSDSAHPEPSEDEAVQYALRKGVVVVASAGNGGDKGDHVSYPAAYPGVIAATAVDRYGTRASFSTRRWYAAVSAPGVDVVIADPDHKYYEGWGTSAASAFVSGAVALVRAAHPALTPAQVKDLLEDTARDAPVGGRDDSRGFGTIDPAAALAAAGRVGPEKLRVAPYGRKYFGAGPDAARPAGPASDWAGPLAGGVGAALLVVAAALWRGRRRGTP, from the coding sequence GTGAGGCGGCCGGCGCGCGGCCACCGCCGCAGGGCCGCGGCCGGGACCGCGACGGGCCTCCTCCTCGCCGGCTCCCTCGCCCTGCTCCCGTCCGCCCCCGCGTACGCCGACGGCATCCGCGCCCAGCAGTGGGGCCTGTCCGCCCTCCACCTCAGCGAGGCCTGGCGCACCACCAGGGGCCGGGGCGTCACCGTCGCCGTCCTGGACACCGGGGTCGAGGCCGGCCACCCGGACCTGACCGGCAACGTCCTGCCCGCCAAGGACATGATCGGCTTCGGCGCCCGCCCGGGACAGCGCGCCTGGGCCCGCCACGGCACCGCCATGGCCGGCATCATCGCCGGGCACGGCCACGGCCCCGGCGGCGCCGACGGCGTCATGGGCGTCGCGCCCGAGGCGCGGGTCCTGCCCGTCCGGGTCATCCTGGAGGACGGCGACCCCGCCCGCGCCAGGGCCCGCACCACCCGCGGCAACGCCCTCGCCGACGGCATCCGCTGGGCCGCCGACCACGGCGCCGACGTCATCAACCTCTCCCTCGGCGACGACTCCGACTCCGCACACCCCGAGCCGAGCGAGGACGAGGCCGTGCAGTACGCCCTGAGGAAGGGCGTGGTCGTCGTGGCCTCCGCGGGCAACGGCGGCGACAAGGGCGACCACGTCTCCTACCCGGCCGCCTACCCGGGCGTCATCGCCGCCACCGCCGTGGACCGCTACGGCACCCGCGCCTCCTTCTCCACCCGCCGCTGGTACGCCGCCGTGAGCGCGCCCGGCGTGGACGTCGTCATCGCCGACCCCGACCACAAGTACTACGAGGGCTGGGGCACCTCTGCCGCCTCCGCCTTCGTCTCCGGCGCGGTGGCGCTGGTCAGGGCGGCCCACCCCGCCCTGACCCCGGCCCAGGTCAAGGACCTGCTGGAGGACACGGCCCGCGACGCCCCGGTGGGCGGCCGCGACGACTCCCGCGGCTTCGGCACGATCGATCCGGCGGCGGCCCTGGCGGCGGCCGGCCGGGTCGGACCGGAGAAGCTGCGCGTGGCACCGTACGGACGGAAGTACTTCGGAGCGGGCCCGGACGCCGCACGGCCCGCCGGCCCGGCCTCGGACTGGGCGGGCCCCCTGGCGGGCGGCGTGGGGGCGGCCCTGCTGGTGGTGGCGGCGGCCCTGTGGAGGGGTCGCAGGAGGGGAACCCCCTAG